From one Syntrophales bacterium genomic stretch:
- a CDS encoding tetrathionate reductase family octaheme c-type cytochrome: MRIKIVAVAALLGAVSASTAFAEVDHAQFVEGAAFKNGQEVTAKCLECHDKEAADLMKTTHWKWSKEQNVNGKKMELGKKNVINNFCLAVPGNWPSCTICHAGYDWKDGSYDFSKAENVDCLACHDTTGTYKKVSPAVQPDPKLDLAKLAQKVGATSRKSCGSCHFYGGGGDHVKHGDLDSSLTNPTGDIDVHMGGQAKMECTGCHSAEKHAIKGQSLTVADSNAERIACTDCHSDAKIHKNQFVERHIKKVACQTCHIPTIAKSLPTKVWWDWSKAGKNIKPKKDAFGMDDYLKIKGEFKWNKNFAPELLWYNGKADRILPGDKINPAKVVKLNSPQGNRFDKNSKLMPFKVMRGKQPYDSGNNTMAFAKLFNGYWKDFNWDKAIEEGMKAGGQPYSGKYGFVETSMALPVNHMVAPKEKAFRCTACHGSHGKLDWKALGYENDPILKKKK; encoded by the coding sequence ATGAGAATTAAGATTGTTGCGGTGGCGGCCCTTTTAGGCGCAGTCTCAGCTTCCACAGCCTTCGCCGAGGTTGACCACGCCCAGTTTGTCGAAGGCGCCGCTTTTAAAAACGGCCAGGAGGTTACCGCAAAATGCCTGGAGTGCCACGACAAGGAAGCCGCTGATTTAATGAAGACAACGCACTGGAAATGGTCTAAAGAACAGAATGTAAACGGAAAGAAGATGGAGTTAGGCAAGAAGAACGTCATCAACAACTTTTGCTTAGCCGTTCCCGGCAACTGGCCCAGTTGCACCATTTGTCATGCCGGCTACGACTGGAAGGATGGCAGCTACGACTTTTCCAAGGCCGAAAATGTCGATTGTCTCGCCTGCCACGACACAACCGGCACCTACAAAAAGGTGTCTCCCGCCGTTCAGCCGGATCCGAAGCTCGATTTGGCAAAGCTCGCCCAGAAAGTAGGGGCAACTTCGCGAAAATCGTGCGGCTCCTGCCACTTCTACGGGGGCGGCGGCGATCATGTTAAACACGGCGATCTGGACTCCTCCCTGACCAATCCGACCGGGGATATTGATGTGCACATGGGCGGCCAGGCAAAGATGGAATGCACCGGATGTCACTCGGCCGAGAAGCACGCAATAAAGGGACAATCCCTGACGGTTGCCGATAGCAACGCTGAGCGCATCGCCTGCACCGATTGTCATAGTGATGCCAAAATTCATAAAAATCAGTTTGTGGAAAGGCACATCAAAAAGGTAGCCTGCCAGACCTGCCACATCCCGACGATCGCCAAAAGCCTGCCTACCAAGGTTTGGTGGGACTGGTCAAAAGCCGGCAAAAACATCAAACCGAAGAAGGATGCCTTCGGCATGGATGATTATCTGAAAATAAAAGGAGAATTCAAATGGAACAAAAACTTTGCTCCGGAACTGCTCTGGTACAACGGCAAGGCCGATAGAATTCTTCCCGGCGACAAGATCAACCCGGCCAAGGTTGTCAAATTAAATAGCCCGCAGGGCAATCGTTTCGATAAGAATTCCAAGCTCATGCCCTTCAAGGTCATGCGGGGGAAACAGCCATATGACTCCGGCAATAACACCATGGCTTTTGCAAAATTATTTAACGGCTACTGGAAAGACTTCAACTGGGACAAGGCGATTGAAGAAGGAATGAAGGCCGGCGGCCAGCCCTACAGTGGAAAATACGGCTTTGTGGAAACCAGTATGGCGCTGCCCGTCAACCACATGGTTGCCCCCAAAGAGAAGGCTTTCCGCTGCACGGCCTGCCATGGCTCCCATGGGAAGCTTGACTGGAAAGCGCTGGGGTATGAAAATGACCCGATCCTGAAAAAGAAGAAATAA